The DNA sequence CAAACAGCAATGCAATCAAGCTTTGGTGTAAATATGCTTGCGCTAGTTGATGGACAGCCAAAAGTATTAAGTCTAAAAGAAGTGCTTTATCATTACTTAGAACACCAGAAAGTAGTTATTAAACGTCGTACTGCATTCGAGCTTCGAAAAGCAGAGGAACGTGCACATATTTTAGAGGGTTTACGTATTGCGCTTGATCATATTGATGAAATTATTTCTATTATCCGAGCTTCTCGCAGCGGTGAAGAAGCAAGACCTCAATTAATGGAGCGCTTTAATTTATCTGAACGCCAGGCACAAGCAATTTTAGATATGCGTCTTGTGCGTTTAAGCGGATTGGAACGCGAAAAAATTGAGGCTGAGTATCAGGAACTTTTAAAGTTAATCGATGAATTAAAAGCGATTTTAGCTGATGAAGCGAAAGTGGTTGAAATTATCCGTACAGAAATGACGGATATTAAAGAGCGTTACAGTGATGACCGTCGTACAGAAATTACAGCTGGCGGCTTAGAAATGATCGAAGACGAAGATTTAATTCCTCGTGAAAACTCGGTACTTACATTAACACATAACGGTTACATTAAACGTTTAGCTGCGAACACATATCGCTCGCAAAAACGCGGTGGCCGTGGTGTACAAGGTATGGGAACGAATGAAGATGACTTCGTAGAACATTTATTATTCACTTCTACACACGATACAATTCTTTTCTTTACTTCAAAAGGGAAAGTATTCCGTGCAAAAGGATATGAAATTCCGGAGTTCGGTCGCCAAGCGAAAGGACTGCCAATTGTTAACTTGCTTAATATTGATAAAGGTGAGCATGTTACTGCGATGATTCGCGTAACCGAGTTTAAAGAAGATGCTTACTTTATCTTTACTACAAAAACAGGGGTAACGAAACGTACACCTGTTGATCAGTTTGCAAATATCCGTACAAATGGTTTAATCGCCATTACATTACGTGAAGATGATGACTTAATTTCTGTTCACTTAACGGATGGCACGAAGGAAATTATTATCGGTACAAGCGATGGTATGTTAGTACGATTTAAAGAGGACGATATTCGTTCGATGGGTCGTTCAGCTGCCGGGGTACGCGGTATTAAACTTCGTGAAGGTGACTTTGTAGTAGGAATGGAGATTCTTGAGCCAGGTCAGGAAATTTTAGTTGTCACTGAAAATGGTTACGGTAAACGTACACCTGAATCTGAATACCGTTTACAAAGCCGTGGCGGTTTAGGTCTTAAAACCATGCAAATTACTGATAAGAACGGTAAAATGTGCGCGGTAAAGGCTGTGGATGGATCAGAAGACATTATGTTAATCACGATTAATGGTATGTTAATTCGTATGGACGTAAATGATATATCTGTAATTGGCCGTAGTACACAGGGGGTTCGTTTAATCAGACTTGCTGAAGGCGAATATGTAGCAACTGTTGCGCGGGTGAAAAAAGAAGATGATGCTCCGGATGATGAAGAAGAGATTGATTCTGAAACTGAAGAAGAGTCAAATTCAGTTATAGAAGAGTAATTTAAAAAGTAATCTAGTTAGTTTAGACTATCTAGATTACTTTTTTTGGTTGTAATTTAGTTTCCATTCGTTATAATTAACGTTAATATGAAAAAATTAGTAGTTATTTAGAAAGAATAAATCATTTAATGAGAATTTATCCTTACTTAATAACCGATAACGAGCTTAAGGGGTTGTGAAATTGGAAGCAATATTGATAAGAGTTGAGGAATTGCGATTAGGTAAAGTAATTGCTGAAGATATTTTTGCCAATACACAATATCCGATTATCTATAAAAATACAAAAGTAAAACCAGAGCATTTACGCGTATTTGAATTATTTAATTTAAAAACAGTATTAGTACATAATGAAATCGAAGTTAAAGAAACGGAGATAATCGAAGAAAAGTTAGATAATCCTCCAGTAGTGTTACCGT is a window from the Solibacillus isronensis genome containing:
- the gyrA gene encoding DNA gyrase subunit A translates to MSDIQHGHIESRNITTEIKSSFLSYAMSVIVSRALPDVRDGLKPVHRRILFGMQELGNTSDKPYKKSARIVGDVMGKFHPHGDSSIYDAMVRMAQDFSYRYMLVDGHGNFGSVDGDGAAAMRYTESRMSKIAMEMLRDINKDTIDYGPNYDGSENEPLVLPARYPNLLVNGASGIAVGMATNIPPHHLGETIDGVLAVADNPGITTEELMEIIPGPDFPTGGIILGRSGIRRAYESGRGSLTIRAKVEIEQASNGKETILVHELPYQVNKAKLIEKIAELVRDKKIDGITNLRDESDRNGMRIVIEVRRDANANVVLNNLFKQTAMQSSFGVNMLALVDGQPKVLSLKEVLYHYLEHQKVVIKRRTAFELRKAEERAHILEGLRIALDHIDEIISIIRASRSGEEARPQLMERFNLSERQAQAILDMRLVRLSGLEREKIEAEYQELLKLIDELKAILADEAKVVEIIRTEMTDIKERYSDDRRTEITAGGLEMIEDEDLIPRENSVLTLTHNGYIKRLAANTYRSQKRGGRGVQGMGTNEDDFVEHLLFTSTHDTILFFTSKGKVFRAKGYEIPEFGRQAKGLPIVNLLNIDKGEHVTAMIRVTEFKEDAYFIFTTKTGVTKRTPVDQFANIRTNGLIAITLREDDDLISVHLTDGTKEIIIGTSDGMLVRFKEDDIRSMGRSAAGVRGIKLREGDFVVGMEILEPGQEILVVTENGYGKRTPESEYRLQSRGGLGLKTMQITDKNGKMCAVKAVDGSEDIMLITINGMLIRMDVNDISVIGRSTQGVRLIRLAEGEYVATVARVKKEDDAPDDEEEIDSETEEESNSVIEE